TTCAAACACACTGCGTCCTTAGCAGGACACTGAGTTCGGGGATGCTGGTTGTTCCCACAAAAAAAACATCGAGCACTAGAAGTAGCAGCAGAAACAGACACACTGTTATTTTCAGCACTAAACGATTCCTCCTCTCGATTCATTGCTGACACAGCAGCATTAACAGGTTCTGCTGAagagtaggaggctgaatgcttctgggccatttctagagtgcgggcctgttcataagcagtatttaagttcagtgtcaaattctacaacAGACGCTGGCGTATTGCACTAGAGACCAAACCATTAATGAAGGCATCCCGAACATAACTGTCACATGCTTCCTCCACAGTTACACTTTTGAATTGACAGTCCTTAGCAAGTAGCTTCAGTGCCTGCAGGAACTGATCCAGGGACTCACCCGAGTTTTGCCTGCGAGTGGCAAGTAGATGCCtggcaaatatttcattgttcGGTTTCACGTACAAAGATGTCAAAACCTCTTCAGCGTTCTCATAAGTCTCACACTCAGAAATGTAGTCATACACACTAGGAGCCACATAGTTAGTGAGAAGAACCAGTTTGTCAAGCGTAGGGGTAGTCAGCTGCACCGCTTCAACGAAGTTTGTAAATGTCCTCAGCCAGTGTGTCCACTCCTTGGCGGCCTGGGCAGAGTCAGGGTCCACATCAAACCGGGATGGGCGCAGAAGCCGTTCCATGGCGACTGAattgattaattgaataaattgaagtaaacccggtgtatccagaactaaggttttattcaattaacaattccactgcagttgtacactgcaaacaacaaaacaaacattatcagacagtcacaaacataaataaacatttgtgttaactaagaaggtacatacatcacactccttatgaacaacaggataatataaacaggtttatttttaccacagaggagatgaagattcatgtttttgtactcaagtacaaactggggaaataagtctgatcagcacagcagatgcaaacaaaataagatttaggctagctagagatgtagtactactacccaatactcttactagagtatatttgataacccgcctacacacaaataatgatgtaatcttgaccccagaaggattgccagaatatgtcagaatggataactcattagttcagatggcgggattagcctgtactacttatgtcatgaattattctgataaaagactccatttgttagcgggtacagaattttgtacaggaatagaagttacacacaaaatgattccgttagaggaggaagcattctttaccataggaaacattgatgcaggaatagatagggagatagataacaccgattttcctgagtacagaaaaaggttaatagaaaccttaaataaatataggcagggcatagcaattacgggtgataggttaggtaggactgaggtgttaaggcATAaaataatcctagatgatggagccaagccctttttcatacctaattataaattacctatcagccaacgtccaatagtagataaaatgatagaagaaatgaaagaagaaggagtggtcataccctctaaatcaccttataattctcccatgttgttgattccaaagaaagatggaagttacagattagtgattgattatcgcaagttgaatgcgaacacagttcctgatagaatgcccatgcctgtaataaacgatgttttggctcagttagga
This Palaemon carinicauda isolate YSFRI2023 chromosome 25, ASM3689809v2, whole genome shotgun sequence DNA region includes the following protein-coding sequences:
- the LOC137619193 gene encoding uncharacterized protein; its protein translation is MERLLRPSRFDVDPDSAQAAKEWTHWLRTFTNFVEAVQLTTPTLDKLVLLTNYVAPSVYDYISECETYENAEEVLTSLYVKPNNEIFARHLLATRRQNSGESLDQFLQALKLLAKDCQFKSVTVEEACDSYVRDAFINGLVSSAIRQRLL